Within the Balaenoptera acutorostrata chromosome 10, mBalAcu1.1, whole genome shotgun sequence genome, the region TTGATCAAGATTTTTGATCATTGTATAAGCAATGTTAATACCTTATTACTTGTCTTATATTATCTTCTCACAATAGAAGAAAATCGCAAAGCACCTGATCACTATCTAAGGCATAACAACTTCCCCTGGACTTCTTTGGTTTATGTAACACAGCAGATGCTTAGTTACAAAGAATGGTGAGGATTTCGCTTCAAGcttcttttaagaaaattatgttttactAAACTACAACAAACTTTGATGTAAATCTTtatagaatgatttttaaaactctcttagGATACAAGTGtctcataaatatttttccctgtcttacacacacacacacacacacactctaacaTACACATATcataatatgtataataaatatataaataaatatatgaatacatataaaagttatatgtgtacatacatatttcAATTGTAGTTATTCTCATTTGGTTTAAAACAATGGTTAAAATTGAGTAACACTGAAGGAAATTCCACTTTTCATATGGGAATCTTTGGTTTGTTAAGTTTTCCTTTaattggcagaaaatatttgcaaaccatatatctgataaagttgGTTAATATCCCAATTATATAAGGGACTCATACAactaaatagcaaacaaacaaacaaaaacaaccctaTTAACAAATGGGTGAAGGACCAAAggatatgaataaatattttcccaaagaagatacacaaatggccaaagataatgaaaagatgctcaacatcactaatcatcagggaaatgcaaaccaaaaccacaatgaggtatcacctcatacctgttaggacaACTATTAACAAAAAGATAtgaaatgttggcaaggatgtagaataAAGGGATCCCtagtgcactgctggtgggaatgcaaattggtgcagccactgtgggaaaaCAGTATGAGGGtttctcaaaaacctaaaaatataactaccatatgattcagcaatacctcttctgggtatttatctgaaggaagagAAATCAGTACCTCAAAGAGTTACCTGCACCCccttgttcattgcagtattattcacaatagccaagacatgtaaacaacctaagtgtctgtcaacaaatgaataaggaaaatgtggtatatatatgtacatatatatacaatggaataatattcagccttaaaaaaggagatcctgccatttgcaacaacacagatgaatctggagaacattttgctaaatgaaataagtaggacacagaaagacaaatactgcatgatatcacttatatgtggaacttaCAAAATCAAATATACAGGAGCAGAGAGTAgaaaggtgggggaaatggggagatgctggtctAAGGGTACAAAATTGCTGCTACGTAGGTTGACCATGTCTAGAGATCTAATGGGCAGCATGGTGAGTATAGTTAATACTGCAGAACTGAATCCAGGAAATGTGCTAAGAGAGTGGATTTCAGGCAccctcatcacacacacacacacacacacacacacacacacaaatggtaatTCTGTGAGGTAacatgttaattagcttgactacAGTAATCATTTCACTGCGTACATGTGTATCAAATCACCATGCTGTCCACCTTAAACAcatgcaatttttatttaaaaaacaaaattttaagttttccccTACTCAAATTATTCTCAATTTCATCACCTGCTTCTCTATGAAAAATAGAGTATTAGCCATAATTtctttatattgtatatatgaaattagagattttctgatttttaacccCTTGTTACTCAAAACTATCTCATGAGAACCTTTGAGAAACtctttaatcacagttttttaacagtatttttttaatgagcttcTAAATTCTACCTCACATAATTCtcttttttaagacaaaaatttcttttctttcattcttcaaaAAAAAGCTACAATTTTCACTTTAATTGTCTATTATAATAAAAGTACTCCAAAGACATAAACTCCAATGCCTTGTAGTCTATGTCTCATGGAATTTTGCCACTTGGTTTCATTTAGTACAATCTCAAACATGGTTATTTTTCACATCACCTTTAAGCCCAAAGCCTAGTGTGTTTCTGAGCAGTTGCTTCCCTAAAATCTTTTGTTTCAGCTCCTGCTTTTCCCAGAGTGGACAAGCCCCAGGGATGTGAAAAGCTGTTATATCTGCAGCTTAAGCATTTTATTATCTCTTCTTGAGAGAAACTATATCTTTAAAAGCGCCACAGAGAAGATGTCCCAAAGATGCTTCATGAATACAGGTTTCTTCCAACTCAGGGCTGATGTCAGCTTAATGACCAATAGGTCTATTCAGATGCCtagtaattaaaataaactgACCTTTTAAGAGAAGTAGTACAAATTAAATGTGAACCTTgctattttctcttatttcacaACACAATGGGGAAACCAAGCTGGTTTTTAAAACGATCATATGAAATAGAGACCTTATATCACTAATATTTTATGGATAAAGAGACATGTGAGCCCACTTACAGCCACTTACAATCATAACAAATGATACATTCATCCTTCAAATTCAATTTTGGTTTTtatagtttgggtttttttttttttttttgtcatgtgcatgagtttttctctttcatactcCAAAGTTCTCATTTCTTaactaaaggaaaggaaaaatagctATTTTAAGAGCAGCATGAATAACCAATAAGTCAATAAGAACAAGGATCAAATCATATGACTTTTCACTATCTCTTAAACAAAATATGCTTTTACTATGGTTTCAAAGCTAAGGAAGCAAGAATCTTtaggctttttttccttttacctttgAACTTGTAAAACAATGTTATGGAGTGAACATCATGACAAAGGGTGAACAAAGGagcgcttttttttttctttcagaacctACCCAACTCAGAATGAATTCCACCACCTGCCACTGTGATGGAATGCACTTTTCTTCAAAGACATCAAGTTTATAGGCCTTGAAAAATCCTGAGGGCTATCGTATAGCCAACACAAAAACGTATGAAAAAAAGTCCTTTAAATACTTTTTGCTATTAACAAAGCCAGTCtcatgaataaacaacaaggtcctactgtatagcataggaaactaaattcaatatcctaggataaaccataatggaaaagaatataaaaaagaatgtatatatgtgtataactgagtcattttgctgtacagcagaaattaatacaacattgtaaatcaactatacttcaattaaataagtaaataaataaaattaaataaaaaacaaagccagTCTCAATAAACACATGTCAATTCATGAAATACACATTCCTTGAACACTTCAAAAGTACTCATAACTGTATTAAATTGTGTAAGATATAATGGTGCTCTAGACAAGATGGTTCCTACAAGAAGAAATCCAAGTGCAAGACCACAGAAAAATTTACCAGACAGACGTGCCAGACACATTACAAACAGGGTTCCGTCgaattttgaaaatacttttttcattgtatgtataaatAACCTCATTTGACAGTTAAGGAAACAGATGTTTAGAGACATTATGTAACTTGTCCAAGAAAACTAAGATTATTACTTAGAAATTGTCTCAGTGTAGACTTCATCTGAAAACTCCTTGAAGGACTAAGAGGGTTACCTAGGGggtaaaaatctatatttttttgAAGTCCTATATTTGAAAGGACATGTATTTACATGGTATTGCAAGTTTACATGAATTTTAGTAAACTAGACACACACATatcatatttatccattctatgtcaTTACAGTTcatgtattatttaaaagaaatattgctATATTGGATTTCCCATATATTTATGAAATCATTGATGAATGAAGATAGATAACTTCAAACAAGTCAAAGGGATAATTACACACCAATAAATATTCTCAGTTATAAGTGCTTACCTTTAAGGAATAACTGGGAAATGTATGTATGCTATGTCTCTGGTACCCTCGGTGGTTTTACAGGCCTTTGGAACATATACCCAGCCATGTTTGTTCTTTCTACCGATGTGACATCAAAGGCTCCCAGAGAGAAAGATAAAGCCCCTGGAATCTAAGACCCCTCTGAACCGTCCTGCTTCCTCAGCACTCTGGCAGTAGAAAATAAGGTCCATGAGAAGCCTGAGGAGTTTATCATCTAGACGAAGACACACACTAATCACAAAAGCCCAAGAGATAAGGGGGTGTAAGATCTTTGCTCCCAGATGACGCTCAGAGGAGGTGGTGGTGTAAAGTGTGTAAATAGGATGAGGAGAGTCTACCGAGGACTTCTTGGGAAGGTGAATTCTGGAAGAAATCATTAACAGACTAGCAGAGGTAAGAAGAgtgagcattttatatatattttaacaaactCTAAACATAGGGAATTGAAGGACAGGAGGAGGAGAACAAACAGGATGTCTGGACAAAAGGATTTCTGTGAAGTTAGAAGACATGGGTTAGCAAAAGTCACATTCAGATTATGGCAGAGAGCAATATAActctaccattttattttttaatttttattttatattggagtatagttgattaacaatgctgtgttagtttcaggtgtacagcaaggtgattcagttgtacatatacatgtatctattctttttcaaattctttttcgtTAGATTTTTtgggatgtggaccatttttaaagtctttattgaatttgttacaacatttcttctgttctatgttttggttttttttggccacgaggcatgtgggatcttagttccctgaccagggatcaaacccgcaccccctgcattggaaggcaaagtcttaaccactggaccgccagggaagtcccctctttttcaaattcttttcacatttaggctaccattttatttttaaaccattttaaactccacacaaattatttatatttttttccaataaaataatCTCTTCACATGCAAAAGAGATAGGGAGATAGGTTATAGTATTAAGTGATGTCAAGTATACATTTATGCTTTAAAACAgcaatgttgggacttccctggcagtccagtggttaagacttcaccttccaatgcagggggtgcaggttcaatccctggtccgggagctaagagcccacatgcatcgtgttcaaaaaactaaaacataaaacaaaagcaatattgtaacaaattaaataaagactttaaaaatggtccacatcaaaaaaaaaaaaaaaaaaaccttaaagaaaaaaagcactgttACCTGTTAAATTTAATGTTGGTGGAGAGCTTTACTTTTGCCTAATGTGTATATTCACAGTGATTACAAGCAAATACTGAGTAAATATAGAGCTATAAGACACTCTTGAAGAAAAATGTGCAGTTGAATGACTCCCAGAACATGAGTAgatattttgttttacatttatctCAAAGTCTTCTCAAAGTTAACTCAGCAccatcacatcatcatcatcatcttcataaAAGAACCCTCTAAAATACTGAATATACTGAACTGAGAAAAACAGTTTTGAAAGGATTATCTTTGACAGGAGAAGTGTCTTTAGCTGAAGTTGTATGGCTGAGTTGGAGACAACACATGGCGACCATTTACCTTCAAAGTAAGTGTTCTTTCCTAACTCTGGCTATAAGACTATAAACACTGGAGTTTTCTCAAAAGAGGCCCAGTATGAAACTTTCATGTAAGAGGTACCTACAGGACAATTCTGACTGAAGTTATCAAACTTCCTACACAAACTAACTGtttctgaaatgaaaacaaaactcaGTATCAATACCAAAGGAagcaaatatatgtttatatattgatCACCTGTGCCTAGCTGCAAAATTAATACTGTACCAGATTAGagaaaaattcacaaaagaagttCAGGGAAAAAATCACACACTTCATACCGCAAAGGGAAATGGGAAATTTAGTTGTCTaaacagaactgttttcatcttttttttttttggtaacgtAATTCcagtatttgaaaattaaataaatgtgtttttcaaGTCTCGTTGCCTCTTGAGCTCCTTGCTCTAGAGGCTGTGAGCCCAGCCGGGGGAGGAGCCTATTCCTCTCAAAATGTAATTCCTCAGACTCATAAATTtcacagaatatttattttagttttcactgATTTGGGGAAATAACAGGTATTGAAAAGAGGCTTTTCATGGTGTTTAGTTTCTTCCTTTACTTGCTTAGTCTCCTTGTGGACTAGGCCCGGGTAGGTATGCTATTTTCTGGAAACCAAATGGTTCTACTTACACACACGTTCTGCCCGGGTGCATGTCAGTGTCACTTACTAGGATTGGTCTGTAGGTAGGGGTTACTGCATACCCTGCAAAGACTAcagaaaaatatgacaaaatagaGTATCTATCCCTCCCTCCAGGTTCATGGGATTTAATACAGAAATCCACACTTTCCTCACTTGCTATTTAAATACTCCCTGTTAGTGActaaaggagaaaattaaataataaataaaatggattaattcCAAATTTGTCCAAGTGTACCGCCTCCTACTTAGTTACccagaaatactttaaaaagcatATAACAGGGCCATGAATCTAGAACTGCTAAATGGATTCATTCACACCCCTCCATGAAACAATCTAGGTGGGTTCTATCCCTCTCTATAAAAATGAATCTAGTATGCAGAATTATTTCTCTTAAAGAAGAATAACAATTTATGGTTTCATTTAATAAAGAATTAATGATACCCTACATGGATGATCTCAGAACTTCTGGATCCTTGTCTTCAACTTTGATTTTAGGGGTCCAATGAAATGGTAAGGGCAACATAATCTTCCATAAATATAATTCAAGCAGCCTGTGACAACAAAGGCAAGAAGGGAGTATTTCAAGATCTTAGAAGTCGGTATGCTTGGCACACTCTAATGGCTCTTATATCCTTTGGCTGTTAAGCATGGAAACTTTCTATGGAATATCCATTACTCATTCCCTCTGCTCTAAACTCATAGCCTGTCAGAAAAAAAtggctggcgggggtggggggtggtacAGAGGAAGCCAAACttaaaaagcaggaaaaggcAGAGACAAGTCAATTCATCGAAGATTTACACCTTGTTTTCaatggcttctttcatttcatttcccctgactttttaaaattagcaaaTACACTGGACCCAGGAGGAAAACAcatggggaaaaacaaaacaacaaaaacaaagcagtGCAAATCTCTGTGACTTGTACAATAGCTCTACTGGGTCCTGGTGTTTGAGTGGCTGAATGAACTGCGGTCTGTTTTTCATTACTCTCCATCTGGAGCTGCGGCCTGCTTTGTTCAGCAATTTCTGGTCATTTGGGCCTGCTGGTgactgttttgttttatgttgccATATTATACAGAATGAAAGCTGCCGCAGCCACCACCCAAGAAAGAACAATCCTGAAAACGAGAGGTTATGTTGAAAGAGCTCCCCACGACCCCTTCCGGAATAGAGAGTGAGTGTGTTTATCCGGGCCTGCCTACCGTACAGACTTAGAGGCCtgcgggtggggtggggtgcaggaggGAACAAAAGCCTTTCCTTCAGATGCTAAGACCCAGGAAGTGTCCAGAGTTGGGTTAATTCTGACGCCTTTTCTTTTCACCTCTAAGGAGACTAGTGCATGTACTTTCTCATACCTCACTTGCAACAGCTCATGAAAAACTGAACTCATATcatgtctttaaaaacaaaatcaagggcttccctggtggcacagtggttgagaatctgcctgccaatgcaggggacacgggttccagccctggtctgggaagatcccacatgccgcggagcaactaggcccgtgagccacaactactgagcctgcacgtctggagcctgtgctccgcaacaagagaggccgcaatagtgagaggcccacgcaccgcgatgaagagtggcccccgcttgccacaactagagaaagcccttgcacagaaacgaagacccaacgcagccaaaaaaataaagtaaataaataaataaataagtcaggagctcttaaaaaaaaaaaaaatcaataaatcctCTCTTCATAATATTTGGTTTTAATTGCATAGCCTTAGTCCAGAGGCCACACTGCAAATGATTCAAAAGCAAGTGTCTCCAAGAAGACCGAATccaattttcattctttaatgaCAGGCTCAATGCCCTTagtgattttgtttaaaaaagccACCTCAGACACCCTTTCCATTTCCCTCCTTAAGAAAGCAATGATCAAGAAGAACTCTCTTCTACCTTTTCGTTAAAGAAGCAAAGGGTAACATTCTCTCTTAATTCATTGCTATTTTCAGCTAACATTAATTTACgaaaacaaagaaacataggCAGGTGCTACTAAGGTTTAACAGAAAGAAcaaccaaaatataaatataattgaaacCACTTTAGTTTTTCCAAGAgctgtttttgcctttttttttttttttctagaaaagacAATATAACAAGTTTGGAGAAATGTAAAGTTAATAATAATCTATCACCTTAACACAAAGATTTTCTCTGCTTAATATTGCCATTTTATACAGTCAGCACGAGGTATTGTTGAGCATTAcctatgtattaactcatttaattatcaAGTCAGgccctattattattatcatcttatagatggggaaactgaggcacccagCAACGTTAAGGGATTGACCACAGGTCACACATCTATGAAGTGGAAAGGCAGTGTTTGCACCAAGCATCCTGGCCACCCACAGACATAACCATGCCATCTTCAGGCAACTGTAAAGTGTGTAGTCTGTCCTCTTGCCTTCCTTTCCAAAGCTATGACGGATATTGTAAGAGTAGCCTTTATCAAACTTATCTGGATCCATCTTTCCTCTGATAAATGTCTGCTTCCAGAACTGCCATGCCTGTTCCAAGGTTAGGCCAATGCCCTTCAGGAAGAGGCCGTGCCGCATGCGGCCCCCATGATGAAGATGGTGATTTTCCCGCAGGGCTTTATGTAGCTGACGCATGCAAGGTGGGAAGGATTTGGTAGAAAGCGAATCGATCTGATCTAAAGAAACCTTCCCAACATTTGCCTGTGTACTGTAGTCTTGACCAGTGTACGAATGACTGAGGTGGCTGAGCAGAGGCTGGAGTCTCTCATCCGACTGCACAGCAGGCAAGGACCTGGCTGTTAAAGCCAAAACCTTGGACAGTTTGGTTCTAAATTCATTCAGGATGATCGCCACAATGTCCTTGAGTTGTACATAAGCAAAGCCATTTTCCAAATAGACTTTCCTTCCTCGGAACAAATCCAGAGCATCAGCAAAAGGGCTCTTACAAACTGACTCCAACTGAACCCCACCTAAACTGTGTGATGAAGCCATAATATCCTGTTCTCGGAGAGTCTTCTCTTCATCACTTATAGCCTCAAACTGCAAACGGCTATCCTTTAAGAAACTGAATTTTGTCCTTGGGTAAAATACTGAATTGAAATAGAAGGAGATTCATTTCTTGTTGAATGAACCAGCGCCTAAGCTCTTCAGACTGGCAGTAAGCAAGGTGTAAAATAAAGTGAGAAACGTGATCTCTTCTTTGGGGTTCATATTCATCTTCCAAGTTTTCTCTGTAGGAAAACTTAAGCTTCTGAAGCTCAGCCTCTAGCTTACTCTGGTACTGCTCGGTTCCTTTCACATAGCTCACACCAAGATTCTTAACTGCTTTTAGCAATTTAACTCTATCGATAGCCAAGTTTTCAAATTCTATCAAAGATATGTTTCCAGAAGGCGGCTGCAAGTAAAACAGAAGGCTATGTGGGTAGCAAGCATTCCTCTGGTCATCTgccaacctcagtttcctccgaTTTCCTCCAAGAAACTGCATCTTGTTACCTCCAGCCACACCAGACGTGAAAACACACAAACCCCGGCAAGCATTTTCCCCGGAGGGGGCGGGAGAGTTCATACAGGACCCCATATTGACTTTTAAAAGGCTCTACCAAATTAGCATGGTCCTAATGAAGAAGTGGTGAATTAGTTTCACAGTAACCAGCCTTGGAAGGCCCACATGTTACGTTTGCATCCTGAGTGGATATAAACTATCATTGCAAGTTGCTTCCATTTGCATGTTTCCAATCATTAACTGATTTATCCTGGGGACACTGGGCCTTTGTAGCCCTCCCAAGTGTGTTTTTCCGCCTACCATCCCTTCTCCCACTGGACGTGTAAGTGGGAGTCCTCCTTGCTCCTAACTCCATATGGCTTCCCTCCTACCTAAAATCTCCAATGTAAATCTCACCTCACAACATTTTATAACCAATGCACCTTCATTTTCACCATGGTCTACAGACTCCTGGTATCATGCCTCCTATTTCCCCACAAATACCTTCTGCATCAGTCCATTTTTCCAATACTACTCCTGCTCCAATTCTTGGCTATTTAAATCAATACTTCAATGCTGCTGTGTTGCCTGGTCCCATCAGCTCCTTGAATTCACAGTGACCTTCTTTCCAACCTCAGCAACTTGCTCACACACTCATCAATGACTATAAACAACTTTCCATAAATGGAATTGCTCTCTCTTCCCAATTGTATGGAGTTTCTACCTGTAACTATTTCAGGGGCcgtttatctgaagaaaataataatgataataatactctAAATAGGACTTAAAGTATCATTAAAGTAGTATTTTTCCCCAGACATGGAAGTGGCAGTAGTACCTCTCTGACCACGAGGGCTTACTTTTAGGGTACCCGCCCCACATGCTTGGTGAAAGATGTGATTCAGTCACCACTGCCATCCACAGGCTCCAAACGCTGAGGCCAGAAAATGCCACTCGAGGCTTTTACTAGTGTGAAATGACCATGTGATCACCTGCCTCTTTGACATGAGCCTCAAGGCAAAAGGTCTAACAGCCCTCTGCCCTCCCATAAAATCATCCTTAACTGCCCTTCCTTCAATGATGTCCCGAGGGGGTTCTatggtccctccctccctttatttctccttatctttcttccttccttccctccctccactttCTCCTTCCAAATTTATCAGTGCTTATTATGTTTGAGACCAGTAGTCTCCAAACTACTTTTTACATCcatattattatgaataaaaatatcttaGAGCAGCAAActcaatatttatacatttatgtgtTTAAAACATgagcatttataaaattataccaACAGGTATGTTATAAAACACGCACATAAAACACACAGAAACTTGACATCAAAACAGAGAtatgttctaatattttcttcgaGTATTTCCAATAGACAGTCAAGTGTTCCCCTGCAACTCCCTTCTCTGAAGATACATTTTCTAGATTACACAGGTCCTGTCTTCACTGAGTCTAAAGGTTcctttggagagagagaggaaattaaATAAGCAGTTACAAGAAGATGTGGACAGGAGTGTTAGGGGTTGAGGTAAGTATACCCATCACATCTGTTCAGATCAGCACCCCACTCTTAAGAGATAATTGCTTATGGAAACTCTGACAATCCGTTTCAGCTACATCCCCTTCCTCTTCAAACCTTATGATTATAGTCTAAGAGTACAGCTTTTCCAGGTTAGCAATGGACCCTTTTGGTTTCACCAGTGTTGTACAGTGACAAGAGATACTTGCATTCCCGAGCAAACCTTTGCCTAGTGGAGGGTCCCTCCATATGGACCACTCCAAGGATCAGGAAGGTCATGGGATCCACTGAGGTTCACAGGgcttgcttgtctgtgaagcatCTGCCTTTGTGACTGGGGCTCAATCAATATTACTGACTGCCTGAGTTGGGTGCCTCAATTGTCTCTGGTTGCTCCTGTAGATATTTTTACCCCAAACTTTGGGAATCGGTCAGGCGTGTCTGGAAGTGATAAAATTAATAGTCTAAAGCTTCTCACACACCACATGCTTCCCACGGGCTGAGAGTGAAGAATATCTCACAGTCATGGCCCAATGTTGTTCGTATATGTCCTCCAAGGTTCAGTTTTCAGCTGCCTACCCTAATGGACCCCACTCCACCTCCTCCCCTACAAGTTATCCTTAGTGTTATTATCTGCTCCCTTGGTTACGGTCATCAGGTCATCATCGTAGCTCTGAGCTTTCTTGTAGCTCCGCCTTGACCTCGCCCACAGGGATGCTACACCAGGCCCTCTAGCTCAGGATGTCCAATACATAACTCACCACCTCTCCCCAAAACCCACTACTACTACTTCTGGACTTCCTACTTCAGTCAATGACACAGCCCTCTTCCCCAACAATGACACCATGTTGATGTGGGTTTCATTGCCCGCGTCCTTTCCCCTTTATAGAAAATATCTAATTCTACCTTTGAAAACTCACGTGACCCCCTTTCCATTTTTCTAACAGTGCCTGAGGGACTTTCCTCATTTTCCTTTTGATCTATGGATTTCAAACGTGCATTGCTTTTTTTCTGCCTCCAGTTTCTTCCCCCTTGTAACTCAGTTTCACCCACTCTGGCAAAATAACTTTTCTAAAACACAGGTAGAATCATATCGTTTCTGCTCAAAAAAAACATATAAGGGTTGTGTACAGAATTAAGTTCAAAATATCCAGGATAACTTTATAAATGCCTCCAAAATCTtggccccttccttctttctaccGATATTCTTACCTGGGCATTTTTTCTATTCTAGTTATATGGGTCTGCTCAATTACATTCTGAAATTCTTTCTCCTGAACACCAACCTTTCCCAAGCCCATCCATTCTGCCTTGCCTTTACAAACTTCATTCCCCAAAAGGGAATCTCCATATTCTCCTCCCATAGTATTTTGTGGATCCCTGTATTATAGACATCACTCTTACACTCTCACATATATTAGGCTGATATACTGATCCTAACACATATATTAAGGTTAGTTTCTTGGTTTTTCTTGGTGGTTTCCTTTTCAACTAGAAATTGAACTATTAGATGATAGAAATGATGTCTTATTAATTTTTGTCTTGTAGTAGCTAAACACCTGGGGCATTTGTGAGTTTATAGGACACAAggaatgttgcttttttctttaattgctgAATTGAATCTGACCATTACCCAATTAAGCCAGGATATACTCTCAGTGTATAAATGTTCTGAAAACGTGTACACATTATATTTGTACATGAAATAGGGGCAGTGTTTAG harbors:
- the LOC103006634 gene encoding DNA primase large subunit-like; translated protein: MQFLGGNRRKLRLADDQRNACYPHSLLFYLQPPSGNISLIEFENLAIDRVKLLKAVKNLGVSYVKGTEQYQSKLEAELQKLKFSYRENLEDEYEPQRRDHVSHFILHLAYCQSEELRRWFIQQEMNLLLFQFSILPKDKIQFLKG